In one Scomber japonicus isolate fScoJap1 chromosome 6, fScoJap1.pri, whole genome shotgun sequence genomic region, the following are encoded:
- the LOC128359910 gene encoding extracellular calcium-sensing receptor-like, whose protein sequence is MTKRDDSSSLSSSCKLRRQFNLNGMHKVGDVILGGLFEVHYSSVFPELTFTSKPHQPSCQGFDPPGFRHAMTMAFAIDEINRNSNLLTNVTLGYSLYDNCATLGIGFSAALSLASGREEGFPLQETCLGTPPVLGIVGDPFSTFSIATSNVLGLFRLPIVSYFATCSCLNDRQRFPSFFRTIPSDAFQVHAMIQILKWFGWTWAGLLVSDDDYGLHAARSFQSDLAQSSGGCLAYLEVLPWGNDSKEYKRIVDMMKKSTARVVIVFAHQMHMIQLMQEVVKQNVTGLQWVASEAWTLIDGLQTPAFMPYLGGTLGIAIRHGQITGLRDFLLRIHPDQNHSGYENSMVKQFWEHTFQCRFAPPPAGWKEARGMLCTGDEDLEDVETEFLDVSNLRPEYNIYKAVYALAYALDDMMQCVPGRGPFRGRSCATLQRLEPWQLMYYLEKVNFTTPFGDQVSFDENGDALPIYDIMNWKWLPDGQTQVQSVGVVKKSAFKGEELTLDESKIYWNFNFKKPPRSVCSESCPPGTRMARKKGQPVCCFDCIPCSEGMFSNQTEDFWSSPQRDRCVPKKTEFLSYHEPLGICLTTASLLGTFICAFILGIFTYHRSTPMVRANNSELSFLLLVSLKLCFLCSLLFIGRPRLWTCQLRHAAFGISFVLCVSCILVKTMVVLAVFKASKLGGGTNLKWFGAMQQRGTVLALTCIQAAICTAWIVTASPVPHKNTQYHNDKIVYECVVGSTVGFAVLLGYIGLLAILSFLLAFLARNLPDNFNEAKLITFSMLIFCAVWVAFVPAYVNSPGKYADAVEVFAILASSFGLLVALFGPKCYIILLRPERNTKKAIMGRGTTKG, encoded by the exons ATGACGAAAAGGGACGAT tcttcctctctttcctcatcTTGTAAATTAAGACGGCAGTTTAATCTTAATGGGATGCACAAGGTTGGAGATGTGATTCTGGGTGGGCTGTTTGAAGTCCACTATAGCTCTGTCTTTCCTGAGCTGACGTTCACCTCAAAGCCACATCAGCCCAGCTGCCAAGG CTTTGACCCCCCAGGGTTCAGGCATGCTATGACCATGGCCTTTGCTATTGATGAGATAAACAGAAACTCCAATCTTCTAACTAATGTGACTCTGGGATACAGTCTTTACGACAACTGTGCTACGCTTGGTATTGGGTTCAGTGCTGCTTTGTCGCTGGCTAGCGGCCGAGAAGAGGGGTTCCCACTACAGGAGACTTGTTTAGGGACCCCTCCAGTCCTAGGGATTGTAGGTGATCCCTTCTCGACATTTTCCATTGCCACCTCCAATGTGTTAGGTTTATTCAGACTGCCCATT GTGAGTTATTTTGCCACATGTTCTTGCCTGAATGATCGGCAGCGGTTTCCATCCTTCTTTAGAACAATCCCAAGTGATGCTTTCCAG GTGCATGCCATGATTCAGATTCTAAAATGGTTTGGCTGGACCTGGGCAGGTCTGCTGGTCAGTGATGATGACTATGGACTGCATGCTGCCCGCTCCTTCCAATCAGACCTGGCTCAGTCTAGTGGAGGTTGTCTGGCCTACTTAGAGGTTTTGCCCTGGGGCAATGATTCAAAGGAGTACAAAAGGATTGTGGATATGATGAAGAAGTCCACAGCTCGAGTGGTCATTGTGTTTGCACATCAGATGCATATGATTCAACTCATGCAAGAG GTGGTGAAGCAGAATGTGACAGGCCTGCAATGGGTTGCCAGTGAAGCCTGGACATTAATTGATGGACTTCAGACGCCTGCCTTCATGCCGTACCTTGGTGGCACACTAGGAATAGCCATCCGTCATGGACAAATAACTGGCCTTAGAGATTTCCTGTTAAGAATTCATCCTGACCAAAACCACAGTGGCTATGAAAATAGCATG GTGAAGCAATTTTGGGAACACACATTTCAGTGTAGATTCGCACCACCTCCAGCAGGTTGGAAGGAAGCTAGGGGAATGCTATGCACTGGAGATGAAGATCTAGAGGATGTGGAGACTGAGTTTTTGGATGTGTCTAATCTCAGACCTGAGTACAACATTTACAAGGCTGTATATGCCTTAGCATATGCCCTTGATGACATGATGCAGTGTGTGCCTGGCAGAGGGCCTTTCAGAGGGCGTAGCTGTGCCACTTTACAGAGACTGGAGCCGTGGCAG CTTATGTATTACTTGGAAAAGGTCAATTTCACCACACCCTTTGGTGATCAAGTGTCATTTGATGAGAATGGTGATGCCTTACCAATCTATGATATCATGAACTGGAAGTGGCTTCCTGATGGACAAACACAAGTTCAAAGTGTGGGTGTGGTTAAGAAGTCAGCCTTCAAAGGTGAAGAGCTCACACTAGATGAAAGCAAAATCTACTGGAACTTTAACTTCAAAAAG CCACCCAGGTCAGTTTGCAGTGAGAGCTGCCCTCCGGGTACCCGCATGGCCAGAAAGAAGGGGCAGCCTGTGTGCTGTTTTGACTGCATCCCTTGTTCTGAGGGAATGTTCAGCAATCAAACTG AGGACTTCTGGTCCAGCCCCCAGCGTGACCGCTGTGTTCCAAAGAAAACTGAGTTTCTCTCTTACCATGAGCCTCTGGGTATCTGCTTGACAACCGCCTCATTGCTGGGCACATTTATCTGTGCCTTTATCCTGGGGATCTTCACCTATCATCGCAGCACACCCATGGTACGCGCCAACAATTCAGAATTGAGTTTCTTGCTCTTGGTGTCACTTAAACTATGTTTTCTGTGTTCACTGCTGTTCATTGGCCGACCCAGACTATGGACATGCCAGCTGAGACATGCTGCATTTGGTATCAGCtttgtactttgtgtttcatGTATCCTGGTGAAAACCATGGTTGTTCTGGCTGTTTTCAAGGCCTCCAAACTAGGAGGTGGAACCAATCTCAAGTGGTTTGGCGCTATGCAGCAGAGAGGGACAGTTCTGGCTCTAACTTGCATTCAGGCAGCAATCTGCACTGCTTGGATTGTCACTGCCTCACCAGTTCCTCATAAAAACACTCAATACCACAACGACAAGATAGTTTATGAGTGTGTAGTTGGGTCAACTGTTGGGTTTGCAGTGTTGCTGGGTTATATTGGCTTACTGGCTATCCTCAGCTTCCTGCTAGCATTTTTGGCAAGGAATCTTCCAGATAACTTCAATGAGGCTAAACTCATCACTTTCAGCATGCTGATCTTCTGTGCTGTGTGGGTGGCATTTGTCCCTGCTTATGTCAACTCCCCAGGCAAATATGCAGATGCTGTGGAAGTATTTGCTATCCTGGCCTCAAGTTTCGGTCTCTTAGTGGCACTGTTTGGACCAAAATGTTACATAATCCTGCTGAGacctgagagaaacacaaagaaagcaaTTATGGGTCGAGGCACAACCAAAGGATAA